In the Chelonoidis abingdonii isolate Lonesome George chromosome 13, CheloAbing_2.0, whole genome shotgun sequence genome, one interval contains:
- the ENGASE gene encoding cytosolic endo-beta-N-acetylglucosaminidase isoform X2, producing the protein MESQGTTILHETVSYVPYPLPARQFDRNTTEPISFYLSSLEELLAWKPTSDDDFNVATMPLANREPPLHSKRPRTLVCHDMKNGYLEDRFIQGSASRDPYVFYHWQYIDIFVYFSHHLVTIPPVTWANAAHRNGVSVLGTFITEWTSGGQLCEAFLAGEAATYHAVAVQLGRIAHFYRFDGWLVNIENTLSEAAARNLPLFLRDLREQLHQDVPGGLVLWYDSVLQSGELQWQNELNEKNRVFFDACDGLFTNYNWKEEHLERMEAQAGERLADVYVGIDVFARGEVVGGGFETDKALRLIRKHGFSAAIFAPGWVYEHLGKENFLHNENRFWGLLAELLPTHSISTLPFSTCFCLGMGTGRFSAGQLPAPPKLFLSLLYKLEEKLPEVAVALELTTQDSGSCHVGNVTGLPGLVTRHQPQPLPTLPPHLSGLLSGCGRRSTAGWMRRCYKLELRDCALHELSLILSRHQPGLQERRFSCRLGEIQVLDADGLHSSLRPVPSLQASQVLWHKDPGTDQLSLSLTLHWSYPHSQARCFRIHCQGQELPQPAQLQLLGVAHATLYRVVGLAVPEPPPKGSCRVEFFVEPVLNEGVAVDQSRWGRLVLVYSNPASTSTYSM; encoded by the exons ATGGAGAGCCAAGGAACCACCATCCTCCACGAGACAGTCAGCTATGTCCCCTACCCCCTGCCAG CAAGGCAGTTTGATCGGAACACCACAGAGCCGATCAGCTTCTACCTGTCcagcctggaggagctgctggcatggaAACCCACCAGTGACGATGACTTCAACGTTGCCACGATGCCACTGGCTAACCGGGAACCTCCACTCCACAGCAAAAGACCCCGCACGCTGGTGTGCCATGACATGAAGAACGGGTACCTGGAGGACAG gTTCATCCAGGGCTCAGCTTCGCGGGACCCCTACGTGTTCTACCACTGGCAGTACATCGACATCTTCGTGTACTTCAGCCACCACCTTGTGACCATCCCCCCCGTCACCTGGGCCAACGCCGCCCACAGGAATGGCGTCTCTGTGCTgg GGACGTTCATCACGGAGTGGACGAGTGGGGGCCAGCTGTGTGAGGCGTTCCTGGCTGGAGAGGCAGCCACGTACCACGCCGTGGCTGTGCAACTGGGGCGCATCGCCCATTTCTACCGCTTTGACGGCTGGCTGGTCAACATCGAGAACACTCTGAGC gaGGCAGCCGCACGGAACCTGCCTCTCTTCCTGCGTGACCTGCGGGAGCAGCTGCATCAGGATGTGCCCGGCGGGCTGGTGCTCTGGTACGACAGTGTCCTgcagagtggggagctgcagtgGCAGAACGAGCTGAATGAGAAGAAcag AGTGTTTTTTGACGCCTGCGATGGCTTGTTCACGAACTACAACTGGAAGGAGGAGCACCTGGAGCGCATGGAGGCGCAGGCTGGGGAGCGCCTGGCTGACGTCTACGTGGGCATCGACGTCTTTGCCCGCGGGGAGGTCGTAGGTGGTGGCTTTGAGACAGACAAG GCTCTGCGCCTGATCCGCAAGCACGGCTTTTCAGCTGCCATCTTTGCTCCCGGCTGGGTCTATGAGCACCTGGGGAAGGAGAACTTCCTGCACAATGAGAACAG gttctggggtttGCTGGCGGAGCTGCTGCCCACTCACAGCATTAGCACTCTGCCCTTCAGTACCTGCTTCTGCCTGGGTATGGGGACGGGGAGATTCTCGGCTGGACAG CTGCCAGCTCCCCCCAAGCTCTTCCTGTCTCTGCTGTACAAACTGGAGGAGAAGCTGCCTGAGGTGGCGGTTGCGCTGGAACTCACCACACAGGACTCTGGCTCCTGCCATGTTGGCAACGTCACTGGCTTGCCGG GGCTGGTCACCCGACATcagcctcagcccctccccaccctgccccctcaccTCTCCGGGCTGCTCAGCGGCTGTGGACGGCGGAGCACGGCAGGTTGGATGAGGCG GTGCTACAaactggagctgcgggactgcGCTCTGCACGAGCTGTCGCTGATCCTGTCACGCCACCAGCCAGGCCTGCAGGAAAGGCGCTTCTCCTGCCGCCTTGGGGAGATCCAG GTGCTGGATGCTGATGGCCTGCACTCCTCGCTGCGACCAGTGCCCAGCCTCCAGGCCTCCCAGGTGCTGTGGCACAAGGACCCTGGCACAGACCAGCTCTCCCTCAGCCTCACCTTGCACTGGTCCTACCCCCACAGCCAAGCCCGCTGCTTCCGGATCCActgccagggccaggagctgccccagccAGCGCAGCTGCAGCTCCTCGGGGTGGCACACGCCACCCTCTACCGGGTGGTGGGCTTGGCAGTGCCAGAGCCGCCCCCCAAGGGGTCCTGCCGTGTGGAGTTCTTCGTGGAGCCGGTTCTGAACGAAGGGGTTGCCGTAGATCAGTCCAGGTGGGGGCGGCTGGTTCTGGTCTATTCCAACCCAGCCAGCACCAGCACCTATTCAATGTGA
- the ENGASE gene encoding cytosolic endo-beta-N-acetylglucosaminidase isoform X1 gives MESQGTTILHETVSYVPYPLPARQFDRNTTEPISFYLSSLEELLAWKPTSDDDFNVATMPLANREPPLHSKRPRTLVCHDMKNGYLEDRFIQGSASRDPYVFYHWQYIDIFVYFSHHLVTIPPVTWANAAHRNGVSVLGTFITEWTSGGQLCEAFLAGEAATYHAVAVQLGRIAHFYRFDGWLVNIENTLSEAAARNLPLFLRDLREQLHQDVPGGLVLWYDSVLQSGELQWQNELNEKNRVFFDACDGLFTNYNWKEEHLERMEAQAGERLADVYVGIDVFARGEVVGGGFETDKALRLIRKHGFSAAIFAPGWVYEHLGKENFLHNENRFWGLLAELLPTHSISTLPFSTCFCLGMGTGRFSAGQEEEARPWYNLSAQEIQPLFTDQQAPGGAGSWLRTRCSLQDAWNGGSCLLIEGIIPPEAGHVAVRLFSFQLPAPPKLFLSLLYKLEEKLPEVAVALELTTQDSGSCHVGNVTGLPGLVTRHQPQPLPTLPPHLSGLLSGCGRRSTAGWMRRCYKLELRDCALHELSLILSRHQPGLQERRFSCRLGEIQVLDADGLHSSLRPVPSLQASQVLWHKDPGTDQLSLSLTLHWSYPHSQARCFRIHCQGQELPQPAQLQLLGVAHATLYRVVGLAVPEPPPKGSCRVEFFVEPVLNEGVAVDQSRWGRLVLVYSNPASTSTYSM, from the exons ATGGAGAGCCAAGGAACCACCATCCTCCACGAGACAGTCAGCTATGTCCCCTACCCCCTGCCAG CAAGGCAGTTTGATCGGAACACCACAGAGCCGATCAGCTTCTACCTGTCcagcctggaggagctgctggcatggaAACCCACCAGTGACGATGACTTCAACGTTGCCACGATGCCACTGGCTAACCGGGAACCTCCACTCCACAGCAAAAGACCCCGCACGCTGGTGTGCCATGACATGAAGAACGGGTACCTGGAGGACAG gTTCATCCAGGGCTCAGCTTCGCGGGACCCCTACGTGTTCTACCACTGGCAGTACATCGACATCTTCGTGTACTTCAGCCACCACCTTGTGACCATCCCCCCCGTCACCTGGGCCAACGCCGCCCACAGGAATGGCGTCTCTGTGCTgg GGACGTTCATCACGGAGTGGACGAGTGGGGGCCAGCTGTGTGAGGCGTTCCTGGCTGGAGAGGCAGCCACGTACCACGCCGTGGCTGTGCAACTGGGGCGCATCGCCCATTTCTACCGCTTTGACGGCTGGCTGGTCAACATCGAGAACACTCTGAGC gaGGCAGCCGCACGGAACCTGCCTCTCTTCCTGCGTGACCTGCGGGAGCAGCTGCATCAGGATGTGCCCGGCGGGCTGGTGCTCTGGTACGACAGTGTCCTgcagagtggggagctgcagtgGCAGAACGAGCTGAATGAGAAGAAcag AGTGTTTTTTGACGCCTGCGATGGCTTGTTCACGAACTACAACTGGAAGGAGGAGCACCTGGAGCGCATGGAGGCGCAGGCTGGGGAGCGCCTGGCTGACGTCTACGTGGGCATCGACGTCTTTGCCCGCGGGGAGGTCGTAGGTGGTGGCTTTGAGACAGACAAG GCTCTGCGCCTGATCCGCAAGCACGGCTTTTCAGCTGCCATCTTTGCTCCCGGCTGGGTCTATGAGCACCTGGGGAAGGAGAACTTCCTGCACAATGAGAACAG gttctggggtttGCTGGCGGAGCTGCTGCCCACTCACAGCATTAGCACTCTGCCCTTCAGTACCTGCTTCTGCCTGGGTATGGGGACGGGGAGATTCTCGGCTGGACAG GAGGAAGAAGCCAGGCCCTGGTACAATCTGAGTGCCCAGGAGATCCAGCCCCTCTTCACAGACCAGCAAGCGCCgggaggggcaggcagctggCTGCGCACACGCTGCTCCCTGCAGGATGCCTGGAATGGGGGCAGCTGCCTGCTGATCGAGGGGATCATCCCACCTGAGGCAGGCCATGTGGCTGTCCG CCTTTTCTCTTTCCAGCTGCCAGCTCCCCCCAAGCTCTTCCTGTCTCTGCTGTACAAACTGGAGGAGAAGCTGCCTGAGGTGGCGGTTGCGCTGGAACTCACCACACAGGACTCTGGCTCCTGCCATGTTGGCAACGTCACTGGCTTGCCGG GGCTGGTCACCCGACATcagcctcagcccctccccaccctgccccctcaccTCTCCGGGCTGCTCAGCGGCTGTGGACGGCGGAGCACGGCAGGTTGGATGAGGCG GTGCTACAaactggagctgcgggactgcGCTCTGCACGAGCTGTCGCTGATCCTGTCACGCCACCAGCCAGGCCTGCAGGAAAGGCGCTTCTCCTGCCGCCTTGGGGAGATCCAG GTGCTGGATGCTGATGGCCTGCACTCCTCGCTGCGACCAGTGCCCAGCCTCCAGGCCTCCCAGGTGCTGTGGCACAAGGACCCTGGCACAGACCAGCTCTCCCTCAGCCTCACCTTGCACTGGTCCTACCCCCACAGCCAAGCCCGCTGCTTCCGGATCCActgccagggccaggagctgccccagccAGCGCAGCTGCAGCTCCTCGGGGTGGCACACGCCACCCTCTACCGGGTGGTGGGCTTGGCAGTGCCAGAGCCGCCCCCCAAGGGGTCCTGCCGTGTGGAGTTCTTCGTGGAGCCGGTTCTGAACGAAGGGGTTGCCGTAGATCAGTCCAGGTGGGGGCGGCTGGTTCTGGTCTATTCCAACCCAGCCAGCACCAGCACCTATTCAATGTGA